The sequence ACGAGCGCGGGATCTTTTTTCCCCGGTGCAGATTCTACGCCGGAGTTAAGGTCTAATCCAAGACAACCTAATGTTGCGGCTTGGTTTACGTTTTCTGGAGAGAGACCTCCAGCAAGCATGATGTTATTTGTTGAGCTAATCAATGACCAGTCAAAGCTTTTTCCTGTGCCACCAGACTGACTACCTACTTTGCTATCTAAAAGGTGGCGAGACACACCTGATGTAATCAGTTCAGGTATTGAGTTCGTAACACCATACGCTTTCCAAATAGCGCAGTCATCGGATAATTGTTTACGTATGGCAGAGATATAGTTTTGGTCTTCATCACCGTGCAGTTGTACTGCAGATAGCTTTAACGTGTTTGCTGTTTCAGCTACGAATTCTATAGATTGATTTTGAAATACACCCACATACTTTAGTGGTGCACCACTCATCACCATTCTAGCGGCTTCTAAATCGACTTTACGTTTTGATTTATCAGCAAAAATAAGGCCGCCATAAACGGCACCAGCATGGTAAACGGTTGCAGCATCCTCAGCATGGGTAAGTCCGCAGACTTTGTTTTCACCGAGTAGCACACTACGAACGGTAAGTTCTAAGTTATCTTCGGCCATCAATGAGCTGCCGATTAAAAAACCGCTCGCATACTGAGCGAGATCGCGCACTTGTTGGTTGGTATAGATACCTGACTCAGAAATAATGGTGGTACCTTTAGGTAACAAAGGTGCGAGCTCACGAGTGCGATTTAAATCGGTAGATAAATCTCGAAGATTCCGGTTATTGATACCGACGATTTTCGCTTTTAGCGCGATAGCACGTGCTATTTCTTCTTCATTACTTGTTTCTGTCAATATGCCAAGCCCGAGTGAATGAGCTAACTCAGCAAGCTCTATGTATTCCTCGTCATTCAACACAGAAAGCATCAGTAATATCGCGTCGGCATTGTAGTGACGAGCAAGATAAACTTGGTAGCTATCTATCATGAAGTCTTTACACAAAATAGGTTGTGATACCTGCGATCGTACTTGAGGCAGGAAGTCAAAACTACCTTGAAAATATTTTTCATCAGTAAGAATAGAAATCGCACTGGCGTGATTACCATAGACGGACGCGATGTAATCTAGATCAAAGTCATCCCGTATGAGCCCTTTAGAGGGTGAAGCTTTCTTGCACTCAAGGATAAACGCTGTCTTTTCCGTCGAAAGTGCCGCATAAAAATCGCGATCGGAAGGGGTAAGTTGATCTTTAAACGTAGCTAAAGGTTGAGAGGCTTTTCTTTCGGCAACCCAAACTCGCTTGTCTTTAACTATCTTAGCCAATACTTCAGCCATTTCACGATTTTTTTCAGTGATAAATTCAGACATTGTTAACCCCGTTCTGCCAGTTGCTTAACCAACTCATAAGCTTTTCCAGAATTCATAGCGGCAATCGCTTTTTGAGTATTTACTTTCAAGTCTTCTTGTCCAAATAGACGAAGCAGCAAGGCAACGTTGACTGCTACAGCAGAAACTTGAGCTTCAGACCCTTTACCTGTCAATATATCGGTAATAATGGCACGGTTTTCTTCTGGCTCTCCACCTTTAATAGCTTCCAGTGGATGAGTATTTACTCCGAAATCTTCTGGTGACAATGTGTATTCTGTAATTTCGCCATTTATGATCTCGGCGACGAGTGTCTCGCCATGGATAGCGACTTCATCTAAACCACTACCGTGGACAACTGCAGCGCGTTTAAGCCCCATTTTCGCGATTGTTTCTGCAATAGGACGAACTAGAGCGGCATCATAAACACCCATCAATTCTATGCTTGGTCTAGCAGGATTAATTAGTGGGCCTAGAATATTAAAAATTGTACGTGTTTTCATAGCTTGCCTAACTGGCATAGCATGGCGTACACCACCGTGATATTGAGGTGCAAATAGGAACGCGACACCTAAATCATCAACGGCTTTGGCAGTGTCTTCGGGGCTCATCGCCAAGTTAATACCAAATGAATCAAGGAGGTCGGATGAACCTGATTTACTTGATACTCCACGGTTGCCGTGTTTCGCTACTTTTACGCCACAAGCTGCTGCAACAAATGCGGCTGTTGTTGAAATATTGATGGTATTAGAGCCATCGCCACCTGTGCCAACAATGTCTGCGAAATCGTAGTCTAATTTAGGGAATGGATTAGCATTAGCTAATAATGCAGATGCAGCACCAGCAATTTCATCAGGTGTTTCGCCTTTGATTTTTAAAGCCGTTAGTACGGCTGCAAGCAACATAGGGTCCATCTCGCCTTTAATGATTGAGTCGAATAAGCTTTGGCTTTCTTCTCGTGTCAGGGAGACCTGATCGTATAGTTTATTAATAATCTCTTGCATGCTTCTTCCTTTAAATTCTTTGCGATTTCTATGCGCTATCAAAGCGATTCGTTGTGGCTACTTTTAATTTACCCTAGCGCCCATTCAATTGTGTTCGCCAATAAGGTTGCACCGTAAGTCGTCATAATTGATTCCGGGTGAAATTGGTACCCACATACTTTATCTTTGTCGTTCACAACAGACATAACCAGACCATTAACTTCGGCAGTGACCGTTAAACTTTCAGGTACTGACGTTGCAACTAAAGAGTGGTATCGAGCGATCGCTAATGGTGAGGGTAACCCTAGGTAGACAGGGTGGTCTTGGTGTTCCATCATAGATACTTTACCGTGAATAATCTCACCTGCACCCTCAACAGTCCCCCCGTAGGCTTCGACAATAGCCTGATGGCCAAGGCAAATACCAATGATAGGCACTTTACCTTTAACGAGTTGGATCAACTCTGGCATACAACCAGCATCTGAAGGCGCACCTGGCCCCGGAGAAAGGATAATTACCGGATTGTCTAATTGAGAGACCGCAGTTTCAATAGTTGTCGCTGCAATGTTGTTTCGATATATCGTTACGTTGTGCCCTAGAGAGCGAAACTGATCCACAAGGTTGTAAGTAAAAGAGTCAAAGTTGTCGATAAAAACTAAATTTGCCATATGACTTACCCCTTATGTGCAAGTTGGATAGCGGAAATTACCGCTTGTGCTTTACCGCGAGTTTCATCGGCTTCCGCTTGTGGATCCGAATCGTACACCACACCAGCACCAGCTTGTACTTGCGCAATACCATCTTCAACATAGGCGGAGCGGATGACAATACAAGTATCTAAATCACCTTGCCCGGTTAAATAACCGACAGCGCCTCCGTAACTACCACGGCGTGTTTTTTCCACATCTCTGATAAGTTGCATTGCGCGAATTTTTGGTGCGCCGGTAAGCGTTCCCATATTCATGCTTGCTTGGTAGGCGTGTAGCGCATCTAAATCCCCGCGTAATTGTCCAACAACCCGAGAGACTAAATGCATGACGTGGCTGTATCTATCTACTTTTAGTAGGTCTGCAACATGACGAGTACCCGCTTTACTGATACGAGCAACGTCGTTTCTTGCAAGGTCAACCAGCATCATATGTTCAGCGTTCTCCTTCATATCACTACGAAGTTCAAGTTCTATACGGCCATCTAAGTCTAAGTTAATCGAACCATCAGCATTTTTACCGCGACGTCGAGTACCTGCAATTGGATAGATCTCTACTTGATTAGTTTCAGCGGAATATTTTAGCGCACTTTCAGGGGATGCCCCGAACAGGGTAAACAACTCGTCATGCATGTAAAACATGTAAGGGCTAGGGTTACTTTTCTTAAGTCCTTTATAAGAACCAAGAGGAGAGGGACACGGCAGTGTGAATCGTCTTGAAGGGACTACCTGAAAAATATCGCCTTTAACAACATATTCTTTTAAGTCGCGAACCGTTTGACAGAAATCTTGGTCTGATACGCTAGGCACCGCTTCACACTCTTTTAATTTTACCGTGTCTCGAAGTGGTGCTGGGTCTTCACAGTGGCTAGATATTTCCGTTAATCTTTGCTCAATCTGGTGGACTGTCTTTTCTGACCCATCGAATACCGATCCTTGAACGAAACAAGATTGCTTTTGGTGGTCGATAACCATCAGCGTTTCGGCCAGATAGAATACGTAATCGGGGCATTTATTAGTTTGTGCTGCGTTGCCTAATGGCTCAAAACTTGCGACCAAATCGTAAGCGAATAGTCCACCAATAAACAGAGCGAAATTATCTTTATCCGTCGTTTCAAAGCTGTGTTGTATTAAACGGAGAGCATCAAATGAAGAGGCTTCTCTTAAGCGGCTGTCTTCGTCTATATCTGCATCCGCTGTTGGAAAGTCGAGTAAAAGTGCGTCTCCGCTTTTACTTACCCTGATATCGTCAGTAACGTGTGAAGCGACTCGTGCCAGAGCATTTATGCCATTGGGTGTGAGTGGTTGCATTTCAACACGCTGGCCGTTGCAAACGATGCGTACAGCAGCATCTATCAACAGCATACTTTTTAAATCTTCTTTAGAATCGATATCAGCCGATTCTAATAGCAAGCTATTTGTTTTGTCCGCACACAGCACCTGAAAAAGGCGAGTAGGATCGTCGGAGTAAGGAACAGAAAGAGAAAGGACTTCTAACTGGCCTTGTTGTTTAATTTGAATCGCCTTATTCATAAGACATCCTCTAAATAATGCTAAACGTTAGAGCGGTTGCGCTCATATTCTCATAAACGTTTAAGCTACCCAATCATTAATGAAATCAGATTGTTGCTATTTTGTTCAGTTAAGCAATTATTGAAAAAATAAGTGTTATTGGTTCTGATTTCAAAAAATTAATCGGTGGAAACATAAAAAAACCCGTCGTATAGACGGGTTTTAAACTAAATTCTGTATATCAAACAGTATCGTTATCCCGCCAAGAGCCTGACCAGATACGCCACCAACAAAGCTCAGACATAGAGTCTGCTTTTTTATCGCTAGGCTTTTGGTTAGATTCTTGTAACATGGTCTACAATTCCTGTTTGAAAGTTGTACTAGTAGACTAGTACTAGAGAGTAAAGTCAAGAAATAAATGAAAATTGATCTGCATTGCCATACAACAGCCTCCGACGGCCGCTTAACACCGGTGCAACTAGTCGATCGTGCGATAGAATTTAATATAAGTGTTTTAGCTATTACCGATCACGATACGCTAGATGGCTTAAGGCCTGCATTTGATTATATCGATCAAAATCAACTCAATATCAAGCTTATTCGTGGTATCGAAATTTCGACGGTCTGGCAAAACAAAGACATCCATGTTGTGGGGCTCAATGTAGATGAAGACAGCTCCGAGTTACTCGCATTAATTGCGTCTCAAAAACAGAGAAGGATAGACCGTTCAGAATTAATGGCCCATCGGTTAGCAAAAGTAACCAAAGAGCCAGTAGAGCTGCTATTAGCACAAGTTAAAGATATCGCTTCTGGTGCACCTATTACTCGGTCTCACTTTGCTAAATGGTTAGTAGATAACGGTTACGCGAAAACTATGCAGCAGGTTTTTAAGAAATATTTAACGAGAGATAATCCGGGCTATGTTCCACCAAATTGGTGTTCGATTACGGAAGCTGTTGCTGCTATTCATGCAGCAGGGGGAGAAGCGGTGCTTGCACATCCGGGTCGATATCAACTGACGGCTAAGTGGATTAAACGTCTCCTGTCTGCCTTTGTAGAGGCGAAAGGTAATGGGATAGAAGTAGCATTACCCCAGCAAGGTCAACAAGAAAGGCGAAACTTGGCAGATTATGCTATACAATACAAGCTATTAGCGTCTCAAGGATCCGATTTTCATTATCCATCCCCTTGGACGGAACTAGGACGCAACCTTTGGTTGCCTTCTGGTGTAGAGCCAATATGGAAAGATTGGGGTATAAACCCAGCTTAAGATACCGATGCGTCGGTAGTGAGGAATTATTATGAGTCAATTTTTTTATGTCCACCCAGAAAATCCACAAGCTAGATTAATAAGTCAAGCAGTTGCAATTATTCGAAATGGTGGTGTCGTTGTTTACCCTACTGATTCTGGGTACGCACTCGGGTGCCAGTTAGAAAATAAGCAAGCGTTAGATACAATTTGCCGTATTCGAAAATTGGATGACAAACACAATTTTACTCTACTTTGTAGAGACCTTTCGGAATTGTCATTATATGCTCGTGTAGATAACACGGCTTTCCGTCTACTGAAAAACAATACTCCAGGTGCTTACACGTTTATATTCAAAGGTACCAAAGAGGTGCCGCGTAGGCTGATGAATGCTAAACGTAAAACGATTGGTATCAGGGTACCTGATAATCGTATTGCACTTGATTTATTAGAAGCGCTTGGCGAACCACTCATGTCCACAACACTTATTTTACCGGGTAGTGAAGTGGCTGAATCTGATCCAGAAGAGATTCGAGACAAACTAGAACATACTGTCGATCTAATCATGAATGGTGGTTATCTTGGCGAACAGCCCACAACGGTCATTGATTTTAGCGACGATGAGCCTGTAGTACTTAGGTCAGGTGCAGGAGACCCTTCACCGTTTGAATAGAAGAAGCCTCAGTAGAGGCTTTTTTTTAATCTTTTTCTTTGCTAATCGCAGACAAATACCTATCTAATTCAGACAGAAATCATGTATAATCGTTGCCCGCAATTTTATTGCATTTGTCTCTATCGACTGCCACATAGGCGCGAGACATTTTATTAATTTCTGACGTCTGTGAAGACGACAATAACAGGTATATTGATGAGCGAAAAACTACAGAAGATTTTAGCGAGAGCCGGACACGGCTCAAGACGTGAGCTAGAAACACTAATTAAATCAGGTCGAGTAAGTGTTAACGGTCAAGTGGCCAAACTGGGTGAACGTTTAGAAGACGAAAACGCAGTGATAAGAATGGATGGTCACATTGTATCTATTAAAGATAATGATGAGGCAGTTTGTCGAGTCTTGGCTTACTATAAACCGGAAGGTGAATTGTGTACTCGCCATGATCCTGAAGGGCGTAGAACTGTATTTGATCGCTTACCAAAAATTCGCGGTGCTCGTTGGATCTCTGTTGGACGTTTGGATGCGAATACATCAGGCCTGCTGTTATTTACGACAGACGGTGAATTAGCAAACCGTTTAATGCACCCTAGCCGTCAGGTTGAGCGTGAGTACCTAGTACGCGTATTTGGCGAAATCGACGAAAAGAAAGTTCGCAATGTCGTTAAAGGCGTGAAGCTTGAAGATGGCATGGCACGTTTTGAAGACGTTGTTTACGCTGGTGGTGAAGGTATGAACCACACTTTCTATGTTGTGATCAACGAAGGGCGTAACCGTGAAGTTCGTCGCTTGTGGGAATCTCAGGATACAACGGTAAGTCGTCTTAAGCGTGTACGTTACGGCGATATCTTTCTAGAGAAAACATTGCCACGTGGTGGTTGGATGGAGCTTGAACTTAAAGAAGTAAACTATCTGAGAGAGCTGGTTGAATTGAAACCAGAAAAAAGCACCATGATCGATCAAGATAAAACATCACGTAAGCGAGAGCGTTCACGTCACCAAAAAATTCGTCGTGCAGTGAAGCGTCACGAAGAGAGAGTAAGCGCTCCTAAAGGTCGTGGAAATAGAAATCGTAAGACGAGAAAATAGTCGATAACGATAAATTAACGAATAATAAAAACGGGTTATACAGTGTATAACCCGTTTTTACGTTTAAGTAAGCGAATAAATTTACTTAGTAAACGATTAATCTCTTTTCCAAAAAACATGGCAGAACTTATGTTCAGGTGTACGGCTGACAAGCATTCTAGCAAATACGTCGTCAAGAACATCTGAATCTTCATCAACTAAGCCTATACGCACTTCAGCGTATATGTCTTTGTCTACATCAAAGCCAACTTCTTGAGCCCAGTCACTACCGGTTTCTACTAATTCTGCCGCACCTCTATCTTCGAATTGGGCGGTAAACAAAATAACATCTGCTGGTTCTAGGTTGTCTGGTGCCATTTCTAAAAATATATCGTATGCGGTGTCAATTACATCATCATAAGACATCAATTCATCTTGTTCTTCGTTTAGTGTGCTTTCGCTGTTGTTTTCCATCTTTATTTCCTAGTCAGCTCGGCTCATGTACTTGCTTTCGGTGGTGTTGATTTTCACTTTATCACCGGTAGAAATGTATTCAGGAACCTGAACAGTTAGTCCTGTTGCAAAGCGAGCTGGTTTTGAACGAGCCGATGCGGATGCGCCTTTAATAGAAGGGTCTGTTTCTTCAATTATCATTTCAACTGAGGCTGGTAGTTCAATGCCAGCAGGCTTGTCATTAATTAGGACAACTTGAATTCCAAGAATATCTTCATTGATAAAAAGTAACTCGTCTTTGATATCGTCTCCGTTGAAATTGTATTGACTGTAATCTTCATTATCCATAAAGACGTATTCATCGCCATCAATGTAAGAGAACATAACATTACGTTTAGTCATTTCAACCGTTTCAAGTAATTCATCACTTTTGAATGCTTCTTCTACCTTTCCACCTGTTGCCAAATCTTTAAAACGGAATTTATAGATTTTAGCGCCACCGCGACCACCGGGAGTGGTGATGTCGAAATCTTTAACAAGTAAGATTTTACCGTTTAGGGTTACGGCGAAACCTTTTTTTATATCACTAGCCTTTGGCATTGTTCTGGACCTTTGAATGTATAAGTTGACCAATAAATTGGGGCGCAGAGAATAGAATACAACCTCTGGTTTTAAATCCAATATTAACAAGGCATAATTGAGATTAAAATTAGATTTTGGTTAGGTTTTTCTAACCTTAGGCTTGTTTTTATAGTCAATATCTACATTTTATAATCAATATCTACATATAGAGAGTAACTTAGTGCCATTAGCTGTTATCGATCCTAACGAACCTTTCCAAGATGACTACCGCAGGGTCATCCAAGAGTTAATCCCTGCACTTGAAAGTGGGTTAGGTAATAATCTTCATAGTATCTATCTGTATGGTAGTGTCGCAAGAAAGTGCGCGGTGCCAGGGAAATCCAATTTAGACATAATTATCGTTACGCGCCGCAAGCCGGATGCTAGGTTTCAAACCTTGCTCAGTACAATAAAATGGCGATTTAGAAAAGCGTTCCCATTTATTACTGAACTCTCTTTTCAATTTTCTTTAGTGCAAGAAATTTTGGCAATCGAAAGTGTAATTACCTGGGGGTTCTTGCTTAAACACTGTTGTGTTTGCGTATCTGGAGATGACTTATCTTCTCGTTATGGTGAGTTTGAACCGAGTTGGGAGATCGCAAAATTCTGGAATATGGACGTAGCGCAGTGGTTAAAACGTTACCGAAAGATAATTGCACAGTCGACAAATAGAGAGGAACAGGTTAAACACCAGATAGTGATAGCGAAAAAGCTATTACGATCGAGTTACTCTTTGGTCATGCACAAAGATAAAGGCTGGTACGACGATCCTATTACCTGTGGGCAGCGATTTTTAGATTATTACCCAGACAAAACGGTTGAAATTGAACGGCTTGGGATTCTACTTTCAGGACGATATATTCCAAAACGTTCTGTTATCGGGGTCCTAGATAGCTATGGTAGTTGGCTAGTTAAAGCATATGAAAAAACCGAATTCAGGATAGGTTAAGGGCGGCTTCTGAAGTTACTCTAAGACTTAGTATCAAAATAAACCCAATTGAGGGGCATTGATGCTTTCAAAATCAAGTCCAATAAAGGGCAGAATAGCATCTGCAACGGGCTTTAGTTGCTTATCAATATAGTGCTGATAATCAATCGCACTCTTCCTATATTCTTCTGGCTCTGGACCGTTTAACGTAATGACATATTCAATACGACCACGATTTTGATATTGTTGCGGTCGTCCCATTTTGGCATTAATTTGATCGGCCATGCGGGCAGCTTTAACTTGCGGTGGTATGTTTTTTTGATAATCGCTGAGTTTGCGTCTAAGCCTTTTTTATAGGTTAGCTTATCGTCATAATTCCCATTAAGCGTCGCTTCGACGTATTGGCGGATATAATCACAAGGATCTAAGCCATGAAAAACCATTTCATAAAGTTGTTGTTGGAACTCTTGTGATAAAAGGGTCCAATCTGTACGGGCACTTTCAAGCCCTTTGAAAATAATATTCTCGCTTTCACCTTCTCCTATGAGGCCCGCATAGCGTTTTTTAGATCCGGTTTCAGAACCACGTATTGTTGGCATCAAAAATTTTCTGTAATGGGTTTCATATTCAAGCTCAAGACAAGACTCTAGACCATACTGATTGAGTATGTGATTTGTCCACCAGTCATTAATGTGTCCAACCAGTTCATGGCCAATTTTATCTGCTTCAGATTGAGGCAAAGCTCGTTTCAAAGAAACAAATGTGGAATCAGTATCGCCATAGATAACAAGGTAACCTTGCTCTTCTATCAGTTGTTTCGTTCGTTTCATTATTTCGTGTCCGCGCATCGTGATTGACGAAGCTAGGCGAACATCAAAAAATCGACAACCTGACGATCCAAGAACACCGTAAAAAGAGTTCATTATGATTTTGATTGCTTGAGAAAATGCTTTTTCGTTGTTCTTCTTAGCCACATCTCTCGCGGACCATAAATCTTTAATCATCTTAGGAAGGAAGTGTTTGGTTCTGTGAAACTGTCCTCCCATAAAACCTTCAACCGCTTGGCTTTCTTGGTTTCCAATCGTTAACTTAAGTCCTTCTACTAAACCAAGAGGATCAATCAAAAATGACCGGATAATTGAAGGGTATAAGCTTTTAAAATCCAAAACTAATACAGAGTCGTATAGTCCCGGTAGGGAATCCATAACGTAACCACCAGGACTGGCTTGCCAGTTTTCACTCTGAAGGCTAGGGGCCACGTATCCTGCCCTGTGCAATTGTGGGAGGTATAAATTTGTGAAGGCTGCGACGGAACCGCCCATGCGGTCAAGCTCTATACCAGTCAACCTAGAGCGCTCAATAACAAAATCAATAAGGTGAGTATGTTCAAAGATTCGATTGACCAAAATACAGTCTTGTAAATTGTATTTTGCCAACGCAGGTTTATCACTGCGGAACATGTAATTAATTTCCGCCATTCTGTCATGAACATTATGTATCGCTTTACCTTCGGAAAGTAACTCTTGGGAAACCGATTCCAATGACCAAGAACGGAACGAATAAGTCGCTGTTTTTAAGGTGTCAATACCGTCTAAAACTACTCTGCCTGGTATCGAAATAAAACCTTGTTGGGTTTGATTTGATTGCCTAAAATAGGCGTTCTGACGACCTCTTCCAATCGCTAGTTTCATACCATGCCATTCGGCTCTTTTTATTAACAACCTAAAATCGAAATCAACCACCATCCAACCCAGAATTAGGTCTGGGTCAAACTGTGAAAACCAATCTTCCAGAGCTAGCAAAAGTTGCTTCTCGTTTTCGACCCACTGAATCGGTGTATTACATGGTTCTGGAGACCCTATCATGATCACACGATTATCAAGGGATGAAGCTAGCCCCACAGAGTAAAGAATCCCTTTCTCGGAACATTCAATGTCCAATGAAACATAACTTAGGTTTGGTTGGTAATCCCCTTTACGGCACTTCACTTGCGTTAATTGTGTGTAACCACGCTTTGCGGTTTTATTGCCAGTAAATTCAATACCGCCTTGAATAAAGCGTTCCATTAAATAACGGTCTACTAAGCGAACATCAGATTCTATGGTTTCGATGTCATTGGAGGAGAAAAGCCTAAGAGCTTGAGTGTTGGTGTATTGGGTTGCGCTGTAACATGCGACAACAGGACTCTGTTGAAAGTCTTTCAGTTCTAGAGGTTTAAAATCTATCTGGTAGCCGTGTTCAATGCAAAGAGCTTGTGCTGATTCGACATCTTGTTGCTTAATAAAAAACAGACATTTTTCGGAGTTTATTTTTAATTGTGTGGGGCCTTCATCAGTGTTTAACCAGAGTTCAATCATGGTTGAACCATTGATATCGCGAGCATGACGAGTGAGGATAAACCCTTTTCCTAGATTCAATTTTTAACCTTAGACCTTGAACGTGCTTGGATAGTAGCAATTATTGTTGGCAAATAGCCAGTTGGTAGAGTAGTGTTGTAGCGAATAATAAAACGTATTTATAAAAAATATCGTAAAATTAGTAAGTTGACGAATTTCCCATCTAAGAAATTGTGAAAGTTTGCGCTACGGCTCATATTGTACGTAAGCATTTCTGTTTAAAATAGGTTAAAATCGTTATGGTATTGCGTTCCATTTCTCAAATAGAGATTCGGTTGGCAGAGGTTAGGTGTGTGGAGATACAAGTTTGATAAATGTTTTCCTTGTAGATGATCACGAGCTAGTTCGCACAGGGATAAGACGTATAATTGAAGACGTCCGTGGAATGAACGTAGCAGGGGAAGCTGAAAGCGGTGAAGATTCGGTAAAATGGTGTCGCAGCAATCATGCTGATGTCATACTTATGGACATGAATATGCCCGGTATTGGCGGGTTGGAAGCGACTAAAAAAATATTACGTTTTAATCCAGACGTAAAAATTATCGTGTTAACAGTACATACTGAAAATCCATTCCCAACTAAGGTGATGCAAGCAGGGGCTGCTGGTTATCTTACAAAAGGTGCTGGTCCAGATGAAATGGTTAACGCAATTAGAATGGTCAATAGTGGGCAACGCTATATTTCGCCTGAAATTGCTCAACAAATGGCGTTGAGTCAGTTTTCTTCTGCGTCTGAAAATCCCTTTAAAGATCTTTCAGAGCGTGAATTACAAATCATGCTGATGATCACTAAAGGTCAAAGGGTAACGGACATTTCAGAGCAGTTAAATTTAAGCCCTAAAACAGTCAATAGTTATCGCTATCGACTCTTCAGTAAATTAGATATTAATGGAGATGTGGAATTAACCCATTTAGCCATTCGTCATGGAATGCTAGACACTGAGACATTGTAGTGCCGAGTACCTTTGATTCATTCTCTTTTCTAAGCACAGTAACTAATCAGCCCGGCGTATACAGAATGTATAACGCCGAGTCGGTTATTATTTATGTCGGTAAAGCAAAAGATTTAAAAAAAGGCTGTCTAGCTACTTTCGTAAAAATGTAGACAGTGAAAAGACACGCGCGTTAGTTAGTCATATCGACAAGATCGACGTTACTGTTACTCATACAGAAACCGAAGCATTAATTCTCGAGCACAACTATATCAAGCAGTATTTACCTAAATATAATGTGTTGCTAAGAGATGACAAGTCCTACCCATATATTTTCATTAGTGCTCATAAACACCCTCGTTTGTCTTCACACCGTGGAGCAAAAAGCGAAAAGGTGAATATTATGGACCGTATCCAGATTCTGGTGCGGTGCGGGAAGCACTTCATCTAATACAAAAAATCTTTCCAGTACGTCAGTGTGAAGACACGATTTATGCTAATCGGACAAGACCATGTTTGATGTATCAAATTGGTCGTTGCGCTGCGCCTTGTGTTTCTAGTGTCATCAATGATGAAGAGTACTCTGAGTTAGTCGACATGGTACGACTGTTTTTACAAGGTAAAGATAAACAAGTCATCACTGAACTTATCGAAAAAATGGAAAAAGCGAGTGCGGCACTTCGTTTTGAAGATGCTGCAAAGCTAAGAGATCAAATACAAGCAATAAGAAG is a genomic window of Vibrio algarum containing:
- the trpCF gene encoding bifunctional indole-3-glycerol-phosphate synthase TrpC/phosphoribosylanthranilate isomerase TrpF, giving the protein MSEFITEKNREMAEVLAKIVKDKRVWVAERKASQPLATFKDQLTPSDRDFYAALSTEKTAFILECKKASPSKGLIRDDFDLDYIASVYGNHASAISILTDEKYFQGSFDFLPQVRSQVSQPILCKDFMIDSYQVYLARHYNADAILLMLSVLNDEEYIELAELAHSLGLGILTETSNEEEIARAIALKAKIVGINNRNLRDLSTDLNRTRELAPLLPKGTTIISESGIYTNQQVRDLAQYASGFLIGSSLMAEDNLELTVRSVLLGENKVCGLTHAEDAATVYHAGAVYGGLIFADKSKRKVDLEAARMVMSGAPLKYVGVFQNQSIEFVAETANTLKLSAVQLHGDEDQNYISAIRKQLSDDCAIWKAYGVTNSIPELITSGVSRHLLDSKVGSQSGGTGKSFDWSLISSTNNIMLAGGLSPENVNQAATLGCLGLDLNSGVESAPGKKDPALVKQAFSEIRNY
- the trpD gene encoding anthranilate phosphoribosyltransferase; this encodes MQEIINKLYDQVSLTREESQSLFDSIIKGEMDPMLLAAVLTALKIKGETPDEIAGAASALLANANPFPKLDYDFADIVGTGGDGSNTINISTTAAFVAAACGVKVAKHGNRGVSSKSGSSDLLDSFGINLAMSPEDTAKAVDDLGVAFLFAPQYHGGVRHAMPVRQAMKTRTIFNILGPLINPARPSIELMGVYDAALVRPIAETIAKMGLKRAAVVHGSGLDEVAIHGETLVAEIINGEITEYTLSPEDFGVNTHPLEAIKGGEPEENRAIITDILTGKGSEAQVSAVAVNVALLLRLFGQEDLKVNTQKAIAAMNSGKAYELVKQLAERG
- a CDS encoding aminodeoxychorismate/anthranilate synthase component II — its product is MANLVFIDNFDSFTYNLVDQFRSLGHNVTIYRNNIAATTIETAVSQLDNPVIILSPGPGAPSDAGCMPELIQLVKGKVPIIGICLGHQAIVEAYGGTVEGAGEIIHGKVSMMEHQDHPVYLGLPSPLAIARYHSLVATSVPESLTVTAEVNGLVMSVVNDKDKVCGYQFHPESIMTTYGATLLANTIEWALG
- a CDS encoding anthranilate synthase component 1 → MNKAIQIKQQGQLEVLSLSVPYSDDPTRLFQVLCADKTNSLLLESADIDSKEDLKSMLLIDAAVRIVCNGQRVEMQPLTPNGINALARVASHVTDDIRVSKSGDALLLDFPTADADIDEDSRLREASSFDALRLIQHSFETTDKDNFALFIGGLFAYDLVASFEPLGNAAQTNKCPDYVFYLAETLMVIDHQKQSCFVQGSVFDGSEKTVHQIEQRLTEISSHCEDPAPLRDTVKLKECEAVPSVSDQDFCQTVRDLKEYVVKGDIFQVVPSRRFTLPCPSPLGSYKGLKKSNPSPYMFYMHDELFTLFGASPESALKYSAETNQVEIYPIAGTRRRGKNADGSINLDLDGRIELELRSDMKENAEHMMLVDLARNDVARISKAGTRHVADLLKVDRYSHVMHLVSRVVGQLRGDLDALHAYQASMNMGTLTGAPKIRAMQLIRDVEKTRRGSYGGAVGYLTGQGDLDTCIVIRSAYVEDGIAQVQAGAGVVYDSDPQAEADETRGKAQAVISAIQLAHKG
- a CDS encoding Trp operon leader peptide, which encodes MLQESNQKPSDKKADSMSELCWWRIWSGSWRDNDTV
- the rnm gene encoding RNase RNM, whose protein sequence is MKIDLHCHTTASDGRLTPVQLVDRAIEFNISVLAITDHDTLDGLRPAFDYIDQNQLNIKLIRGIEISTVWQNKDIHVVGLNVDEDSSELLALIASQKQRRIDRSELMAHRLAKVTKEPVELLLAQVKDIASGAPITRSHFAKWLVDNGYAKTMQQVFKKYLTRDNPGYVPPNWCSITEAVAAIHAAGGEAVLAHPGRYQLTAKWIKRLLSAFVEAKGNGIEVALPQQGQQERRNLADYAIQYKLLASQGSDFHYPSPWTELGRNLWLPSGVEPIWKDWGINPA
- a CDS encoding L-threonylcarbamoyladenylate synthase, whose amino-acid sequence is MSQFFYVHPENPQARLISQAVAIIRNGGVVVYPTDSGYALGCQLENKQALDTICRIRKLDDKHNFTLLCRDLSELSLYARVDNTAFRLLKNNTPGAYTFIFKGTKEVPRRLMNAKRKTIGIRVPDNRIALDLLEALGEPLMSTTLILPGSEVAESDPEEIRDKLEHTVDLIMNGGYLGEQPTTVIDFSDDEPVVLRSGAGDPSPFE